Proteins co-encoded in one Caldisericota bacterium genomic window:
- the acpP gene encoding acyl carrier protein translates to MEEKEIREKVKAIIKDKLGVEDGKIVDDAKYVDDLGADSLTLVDIAMAFEDDFGMKIPDEDIEKITSVKDTIQYIKDHVK, encoded by the coding sequence ATGGAAGAAAAAGAAATTAGAGAAAAGGTGAAGGCAATTATTAAAGACAAATTAGGTGTGGAGGATGGCAAGATTGTTGATGATGCAAAGTATGTTGATGATTTAGGTGCGGATTCTTTGACTCTTGTAGATATTGCTATGGCATTTGAAGATGATTTTGGAATGAAGATCCCGGATGAAGACATTGAAAAAATTACGTCGGTCAAAGATACTATTCAATACATCAAGGACCATGTAAAATAG